Proteins found in one Luteimonas chenhongjianii genomic segment:
- a CDS encoding flagellar basal body P-ring protein FlgI, whose protein sequence is MRTSLLRLLPLALLALATLASPVHAQERVKDLASVGGVRGNALVGYGLVVGLDGSGDRTSQSPFTVQSLRNMLNELGVTVPANVNPQLKNVAAVAIHAELPPFAKPGQTIDITVSSIANAVSLRGGTLLMAPLKGADGQVYAIAQGSLVVGGFGAQGRDGSRVSVNVPSVGRIPNGAMVEREVAGGFGDSGELTLNLNRADFSTVSNMVRALDARFGPGTARAVDGVTVAVRAPFDPGARIGFLAEVENVELSPGTAPAKVIVNSRTGTVVMGAQVRVLPAAIAHGSLSVTITESVDVSQPEAFGRGNSVITPRSDVSVDQDGSRMFRFAGGSSLDEIVRAVNAVGAAPGDLIAILEALKQAGALRAELEVI, encoded by the coding sequence ATGCGTACTTCCCTGCTCCGCCTGCTGCCGCTTGCTCTGCTGGCCCTCGCCACGCTGGCCTCGCCCGTGCACGCGCAGGAGCGCGTCAAGGATCTGGCGTCGGTGGGCGGCGTGCGCGGCAATGCGCTGGTCGGCTACGGCCTGGTCGTCGGCCTGGACGGCAGCGGCGACCGCACCAGCCAGTCGCCCTTCACCGTGCAGAGCCTGCGCAACATGCTCAACGAGCTGGGCGTGACCGTGCCGGCCAATGTCAACCCGCAGCTCAAGAACGTCGCCGCCGTGGCGATCCACGCCGAGCTGCCGCCGTTCGCCAAGCCCGGCCAGACCATCGACATCACCGTCTCGTCGATCGCCAACGCGGTCTCGCTGCGCGGCGGCACCCTATTGATGGCGCCGCTCAAGGGCGCCGACGGCCAGGTCTATGCGATCGCCCAGGGCAGCCTGGTGGTGGGCGGCTTCGGCGCCCAGGGTCGCGACGGCTCGCGGGTGTCGGTGAACGTGCCGAGCGTGGGCCGGATTCCGAACGGCGCGATGGTCGAGCGCGAAGTGGCCGGTGGTTTCGGCGACAGCGGCGAGCTGACCCTCAATCTCAACCGCGCCGACTTCAGCACCGTCTCCAACATGGTGCGCGCGCTCGACGCGCGTTTCGGCCCGGGCACCGCGCGGGCCGTGGACGGGGTCACCGTGGCCGTGCGCGCCCCGTTCGACCCCGGCGCGCGCATCGGCTTCCTGGCCGAGGTGGAGAACGTCGAGCTGTCGCCCGGCACCGCGCCTGCCAAGGTGATCGTCAATTCGCGTACCGGCACCGTGGTCATGGGCGCGCAGGTGCGCGTGCTGCCGGCGGCGATCGCCCACGGCTCGCTCAGCGTGACCATCACCGAAAGCGTGGACGTGAGCCAGCCCGAGGCCTTCGGACGCGGCAACTCGGTCATCACCCCGCGCTCGGACGTCTCGGTGGACCAGGACGGCAGCCGGATGTTCCGCTTCGCCGGCGGCTCGTCGCTCGACGAGATCGTGCGCGCGGTCAATGCGGTCGGCGCGGCGCCCGGGGACCTGATCGCCATTCTCGAAGCGCTCAAGCAGGCCGGTGCGCTGCGCGCGGAGCTCGAGGTCATCTGA
- the flgH gene encoding flagellar basal body L-ring protein FlgH produces the protein MTRAHSFRRVAVLALSALLAGCVAAGDVRPYPAMAPIQPVVALPAQASPGAIYQAGGGSGMSLFADRRARDVGDLLTIQLIENTNAQTNASTQVGKESSIDIGVPQVFGAPVTIGGRDVLSASASGSRDFDASGRSAQSNRLQGNVTVTVVQRLPNGNLVVEGSKQIRLNQGNELVQVQGIVRPADIGPDNTVMSSRVGDARIVYGGRGAIAQSNAMGWLGRFFHSRLYPY, from the coding sequence ATGACCCGTGCCCACTCCTTCCGCCGTGTCGCCGTGCTGGCCCTGTCCGCACTGCTGGCAGGCTGCGTCGCTGCCGGTGACGTTCGCCCCTATCCGGCCATGGCGCCGATCCAGCCGGTCGTCGCCCTGCCCGCCCAGGCCTCGCCCGGTGCGATCTACCAGGCCGGTGGCGGCAGCGGCATGTCGTTGTTCGCCGACCGCCGCGCGCGTGACGTCGGCGATCTGCTGACCATCCAGCTGATCGAGAACACCAACGCCCAGACCAATGCCAGCACCCAGGTGGGCAAGGAAAGCAGCATCGACATCGGCGTGCCCCAGGTGTTCGGCGCGCCCGTCACCATCGGCGGCCGCGACGTGCTCAGCGCCTCGGCGAGCGGCAGCCGCGATTTCGACGCGAGCGGCCGCAGCGCGCAGAGCAACCGCCTGCAGGGCAACGTGACCGTGACCGTCGTCCAGCGCCTGCCCAACGGCAACCTGGTCGTGGAAGGCAGCAAGCAGATCCGCCTCAACCAGGGCAACGAGCTCGTGCAGGTACAGGGCATCGTGCGCCCGGCCGACATCGGCCCGGACAACACCGTCATGTCGAGCCGGGTGGGCGATGCACGCATCGTCTATGGCGGCCGCGGCGCGATCGCCCAGTCGAACGCGATGGGCTGGCTCGGCCGGTTCTTCCATTCGCGCCTGTATCCCTACTGA
- the flgG gene encoding flagellar basal-body rod protein FlgG — MNQALWVAKTGLDAQQTRMSVVSNNLANTNTTGFKRDRANFEDLLYQQVRQPGGSSSAQTQLPTGLQLGTGVRVVSTSKDFQQGNPQQTGRALDVMVNGRGFFEVLMPDGTPAYTRDGSFQINAQGELVTSSGFPVQPGIQVPEGAQAVTIGKDGTITVQIAGEAQALEIGSLTITDFINPAGLQARGENLYLETTASGPAQSGTPGLNGLGLLEQGALEGSNVNVVEELVSMIETQRAYEMNAKAISTTDSMLGYLNNNV, encoded by the coding sequence ATGAACCAGGCGCTGTGGGTGGCGAAGACCGGACTGGATGCGCAGCAGACGCGCATGTCGGTCGTGTCGAACAATCTCGCCAATACCAATACCACCGGCTTCAAGCGCGACCGCGCCAACTTCGAGGACCTGCTCTACCAGCAGGTGCGCCAGCCCGGCGGCTCGAGTTCCGCGCAGACGCAGCTGCCGACCGGCCTGCAGCTCGGCACCGGCGTGCGCGTGGTGTCCACGTCCAAGGATTTCCAGCAGGGCAACCCGCAGCAGACCGGCCGCGCGCTCGACGTCATGGTCAACGGCCGCGGCTTCTTCGAGGTGCTGATGCCCGACGGCACGCCGGCCTATACCCGCGACGGCAGCTTCCAGATCAATGCCCAGGGCGAACTGGTCACCAGCAGCGGCTTTCCGGTGCAGCCGGGCATCCAGGTGCCCGAGGGCGCGCAGGCGGTGACCATCGGCAAGGACGGCACGATCACCGTGCAGATCGCCGGTGAAGCCCAGGCGCTGGAGATCGGCTCGCTGACCATCACCGACTTCATCAATCCCGCCGGCCTGCAGGCGCGCGGCGAGAACCTGTATCTCGAGACCACCGCCTCCGGCCCCGCGCAGAGCGGCACGCCCGGGCTCAACGGCCTGGGCCTGCTCGAGCAGGGCGCGCTGGAAGGCAGCAACGTCAACGTGGTCGAGGAGCTGGTGAGCATGATCGAAACCCAGCGCGCCTACGAGATGAACGCCAAGGCGATCTCGACGACCGATTCGATGCTCGGCTACCTCAACAACAACGTCTGA
- a CDS encoding flagellar basal body rod protein FlgF, which yields MDKALYVAMTGARATLQAQGTASHNLANADTAGFKAALANTVSYRVPGGTHASRIDAMHVDQGFNSRVGAQRVTGNPLDVSMRPDRWLAVQSPDGGEAYTRAGNLSLTPNGQLVTGGGHPLVDENGQPFALPPHQALDIGHDGTVSIIPLGEGPKTMAVIGRLRVVEAAPDRLARGLDGLMRNTTPEQPFAQAPGEVMATGTLEASNVDAAGALVQMIQLQRQFEMQVKLISRGDENAQSANSLLRLGG from the coding sequence ATGGACAAGGCCCTCTACGTCGCGATGACCGGCGCCCGCGCCACGCTGCAGGCGCAGGGCACGGCCTCGCACAACCTGGCGAATGCCGACACCGCCGGCTTCAAGGCGGCGCTGGCGAATACGGTGTCCTACCGGGTACCGGGCGGGACGCACGCCTCGCGCATCGACGCGATGCATGTCGACCAGGGCTTCAACAGTCGCGTCGGGGCGCAACGCGTGACCGGCAATCCACTCGACGTGTCGATGCGCCCGGACCGCTGGCTGGCCGTGCAGTCCCCGGACGGGGGCGAGGCCTATACCCGCGCCGGGAATCTGTCGCTGACCCCCAACGGCCAGCTGGTCACCGGCGGCGGTCACCCGCTGGTCGACGAGAACGGTCAGCCGTTCGCGCTGCCGCCCCATCAGGCGCTCGACATCGGTCATGACGGCACGGTCTCGATCATCCCGCTCGGCGAAGGCCCGAAGACGATGGCGGTGATCGGCCGGCTGCGCGTCGTGGAAGCCGCGCCCGACCGGCTGGCACGCGGCCTCGATGGCCTGATGCGCAACACCACGCCCGAGCAGCCGTTCGCGCAGGCGCCGGGCGAGGTCATGGCCACCGGCACCCTCGAGGCCAGCAATGTCGACGCGGCCGGTGCGCTGGTGCAGATGATCCAGCTGCAGCGCCAGTTCGAGATGCAGGTCAAGCTGATCAGTCGCGGCGACGAGAACGCCCAGTCCGCCAACAGCCTGTTGCGCCTGGGCGGCTGA